In one Solanum lycopersicum chromosome 11, SLM_r2.1 genomic region, the following are encoded:
- the LOC101265793 gene encoding LOW QUALITY PROTEIN: uncharacterized protein (The sequence of the model RefSeq protein was modified relative to this genomic sequence to represent the inferred CDS: deleted 1 base in 1 codon) yields the protein MFENGVEEEDQPPCSESLLHKVYPGKPPLLTWQRKLNSSASTPTSFAPSIREILHMLPLGLRLLKHIHEEAAKGTPSIMDPYNKRLISCYHGVPLGGIGAGSIGRSLRGEFQRFQLFPRKCEDTPILANQFSIFIARPDREKFSTVLCSRGPKELKTDESWKWKLDGENCTYHALYPRAWTVYDGVPDPELSIVCRQLSPFIPHNYKDSSFPVTVFTFTLSNSGKTDADVTLLFTWANSVGGISEFSGGHVNKKILMEDSVHNILLHHNTSDGLPPVTFSIAAQETPDVHVSECPCFMISGESEIMTAKDMWREIEEHGSFDHLKDAKTLVTSVKGLSIGAALAASVKVPSGAVRTVTFSLAWDCPEIRFPRGKTYHRRYTKFYGVQGDGAASIAHDALLEHNIWEHEIDKWQKPILEDTSLPEWYRITLFNELYYLNAGGTIWTDGSLPIQNFKTIRDRAFSLDKTKSDSEETLMLDEKNEIYMGLLSGMKSTVNQLQTPLTSNCAFGTNLLQDGEENIGQFLYLEGIEYHMFNTYDVHFYASYALLMLFPKLELSIQRDCAMAVMMHDPSKMNIMSDGTWVSRKVLGAVPHDIGLNDPWYEVNAYNFFNTDRWKDLNSKFVLQVYRDFVATGDKCFGKSVWPSVYIAIAYMDQFDKDGDGMIENEGFPDQTYDAWTVSGVSTYSGGLWVAALQAASAMAREVGDAAAADYLWVKFQKAKSVYDKLWNGSYFNYDNSGRRSSSSIHADQLAGQWYARASGLSPIADEEKIRTALKKIYDFNVLKHKGGMCGAVNGILPSGKPDMSALQSREIWTGVTYSLAANMIQEGLVDIAFQTASGIHSTAWSDKGLGFGFQTPEGWNTYDHYRSLCYMRPLAIWAMQWALSKPKLHNKEMKQMSSSLSENSSYVKQDAGFQEVACLLKLPKQPSTSYIQSLHQFLCNKFSI from the exons ATGTTTGAAAATGGAGTTgaggaggaagatcaaccaccTTGTTCTGAATCATTGTTGCACAAG GTTTATCCTGGAAAACCTCCTTTACTCACATGGCAGAGGAAGTTAAATTCTTCAGCAAGTACTCCTACATCTTTTGCTCCTAGCATTCGAGAAATATTGCACATG CTTCCACTTGGTCTAAGGTTGTTGAAGCATATACATGAAGAAGCTGCAAAAGGAACG CCCTCAATCATGGATCCGTACAACAAACGTCTTATCTCATGTTATCATGGCGTTCCATTAGGTGGTATTGG TGCAGGAAGTATCGGAAGAAGTTTGAGAGGTGAATTTCAACGTTTTCAATTATTCCCCAGAAAATGTGAAGACACACCTATTCTAGCAAACCAGTTTTCA ATATTCATTGCTCGCCCTGATCGAGAAAAGTTTTCAACCGTGCTGTGCTCCAGAGGTCCCAAAGAGCTCAA AACGGATGAATCATGGAAATGGAAGCTAGACGGGGAGAACTGCACATATCATGCTTTGTACCCTAGAGCGTGGACTGTATATGATG GTGTTCCAGATCCTGAACTCAGCATTGTTTGTCGTCAGCTTTCACCATTTATTCCACATAATTACAAGGACAGCAGCTTCCCAGTCACTGTATTCACATTTACG CTTTCTAACTCAGGGAAGACTGATGCTGATGTGACATTACTTTTTACCTGGGCT AATTCAGTGGGTGGTATATCAGAGTTCTCTGGTGGACATGTTAATAAAAAGATTTT GATGGAAGATAGTGTGCATAACATCCTCCTT CATCACAA CACTTCAGATGGACTCCCTCCAGTAACATTTTCCATTGCAGCTCAAGAAACTCCTGATGTCCATGTCTCAGAATGTCCGTGCTTTATGATTTCTGGAGAATCTGAGATTATGACAGCAAAGGATATGTGGAGGGAAATTGAGGAG caCGGTTCGTTTGATCATCTCAAGGATGCTAAGACCTTGGTAACTTCAGTAAAAGGATTATCTATTGGAGCTGCTTTAGCAGCATCTGTTAAAGTTCCGTCTGGTGCTGTCCGCACAGTAACTTTTTCACTTGCGTGGGACTGTCCAGAAATAAGATTTCCCAGAGGCAAGACTTACCACAG ACGATATACAAAATTCTATGGTGTTCAAGGTGATGGTGCAGCAAGTATTGCCCACGATGCCCTCCTAg AGCATAACATTTGGGAGCATGAGATTGACAAGTGGCAGAAACCAATACTTGAAGACACAAGTCTGCCAGAATG GTACCGCATCACGCTTTTCAATGAGCTCTATTATCTTAATGCCGGGGGCACAATTTGGACAG ATGGGTCCTTACCAATTCAAAACTTTAAAACCATCAGGGACAGAGCGTTTTCCCTTGACAAGACAAAATCAGACTCTGAGGAAACGTTAATGTTGGATGAAAAAAATGAGATTTATATGGGATTACTTTCTGGGATGAAATCTACTGTTAACCAACTTCAGACTCCGTTGACTTCAAACTGTGCTTTTGGTACTAATCTACTTCAAGATGGAGAGGAGAACATTGGCCAGTTTCTCTATCTTGAAGGAATTGAATATCACATGTTTAATACGTATGATGTCCATTTTTATGCATCATATGCGCTATTGATGCTCTTCCCGAAACTTGAGCTGAGCATCCAAAGAGACTGCGCAATGGCGGTAATGATGCATGATCCATCTAAAATGAATATTATGAGTGATGGAACATGGGTCTCCAGAAAGGTTCTTGGAGCTGTGCCTCATGATATTGGACTTAACGATCCATGGtatgaagttaatgcatacaaTTTCTTCAACACAGACAGATGGAAGgacttaaattcaaaatttgtactTCAAGTTTATAGGGATTTTGTTGCTACCGGTGATAAATGTTTTGGAAAATCTGTTTGGCCATCAGTATACATAGCTATAGCATATATGGATCAGTTTGATAAGGATGGCGATGGCATGATAGAAAATGAAGGGTTCCCTGATCAAACGTACGATGCATGGACTGTTAGTGGTGTGAGCACATACAGTGGAGGGCTCTGGGTAGCAGCTCTACAAGCTGCCTCAGCAATGGCTCGTGAGGTTGGTGATGCTGCAGCTGCTGATTACCTTTGGGTTAAGTTTCAGAAGGCAAAGTCTGTATATGATAAGTTATGGAATGGTTCTTACTTTAATTATGACAATAGTGGCCGGAGATCAAGTTCTTCAATTCATGCTGATCAGTTGGCTGGTCAATG GTATGCTAGAGCGAGTGGTCTTTCACCAATTGCTGATGAAGAGAAGATAAGAACTGCTCTGAAGAAAATCTACGATTTCAATGTGTTAAAGCACAAGGGAGGGATGTGTGGGGCTGTAAATGGGATACTACCAAGTGGAAAACCTGATATGTCAGCTCTGCAGTCAAGAGAAATATGGACAGGAGTTACGTATTCTCTTGCTGCTAATATGATACAAGAGGGCTTGGTGGACATAGCATTTCAAACTGCAAGTGGAATACACTCGACAGCTTGGTCAGATAAAGGTCTTGG GTTTGGTTTCCAAACACCGGAAGGGTGGAACACATATGATCACTATAGATCACTGTGCTATATGAGGCCATTGGCGATTTGGGCAATGCAATGGGCTCTATCAAAACCAAAGCTTCACAACAAGGAGATGAAGCAGATGAGTAGTAGTTTAAGTGAGAATTCTTCCTATGTAAAGCAGGATGCAGGATTTCAAGAGGTTGCTTGCCTTCTCAAGTTACCAAAACAACCTTCTACCAGTTACATTCAGTCGTTGCATCAATTTCTTTGTAACAAATTCTCAATTTGA